Proteins encoded by one window of Kineosporia sp. NBRC 101731:
- a CDS encoding biotin--[acetyl-CoA-carboxylase] ligase yields MSADWTDLDRPPLRQASLRAALTSGPDAWSTVDVVSETGSTNADLMERARAGESGGAVLVADRQSSGRGRLGREWVSPARSGLAVSVLVRPTAPIENWGWISLLTGVAVTDALIRVCGLPATLKWPNDVLLPTIDGNGYAGDHLKVAGILVEAAPGAVVIGIGLNVSQSQDELPVPTATSLRLSGSATTDRDTVLRAVLRSLARRLAEFENTGPGGIAAAYRERCSTIGRTVRAELPGGVTRTGIADGVDDNGRLLLLTPDGAISALSAGDVVHIRNPETA; encoded by the coding sequence ATGTCAGCCGACTGGACCGATCTGGATCGCCCACCCCTGCGGCAGGCGTCGCTGCGTGCGGCCCTGACCTCCGGACCGGACGCCTGGAGCACGGTCGACGTGGTCTCCGAGACCGGTTCCACCAATGCTGACCTGATGGAACGCGCCCGGGCGGGGGAGTCCGGCGGCGCGGTGCTGGTGGCCGACCGCCAGAGTTCGGGCCGGGGACGCCTCGGGCGTGAGTGGGTGAGCCCGGCCCGTTCGGGGCTCGCGGTCTCGGTGCTGGTGCGTCCCACCGCCCCGATCGAGAACTGGGGCTGGATCAGCCTGCTCACCGGGGTCGCGGTCACCGACGCACTGATCCGGGTCTGTGGGCTGCCCGCAACCCTGAAGTGGCCCAACGACGTCCTGCTGCCCACGATCGACGGCAACGGGTACGCCGGTGACCACCTGAAGGTCGCGGGCATCCTGGTCGAAGCCGCACCCGGCGCCGTGGTGATCGGCATCGGGCTCAACGTCAGCCAGTCGCAGGACGAGCTCCCGGTGCCCACCGCCACGTCGTTGCGCCTGTCCGGCTCGGCCACCACCGACCGGGACACGGTCCTGCGGGCGGTACTGCGGTCGCTGGCCCGCCGGCTGGCCGAGTTCGAGAACACCGGGCCGGGTGGTATCGCGGCTGCCTACCGTGAGCGTTGTTCCACGATCGGTCGCACCGTGCGGGCCGAGCTGCCCGGTGGGGTCACCCGCACCGGTATCGCCGACGGTGTGGACGACAACGGGCGCCTGCTCTTGCTGACACCGGATGGTGCCATTTCGGCTCTCTCGGCAGGCGACGTGGTGCACATCCGCAACCCAGAAACGGCATGA
- a CDS encoding PH domain-containing protein codes for MGFPTRLLADDEQLVLVLRRHIKVIAWPILLLILILALIGASFLLGQPIVTIVAAGAGLLVALRWVLWPILIWWNEIYVVTTERLILRRGVLNRSGHDMPLTRLNEVSFEHGLIERMLGCGTLKVENASDGGPLVLTDIPKVELVQRTLHELSDAARGYEGGRPLDPSVARSLDDAFDEEYRGPAAADTPEDHGRR; via the coding sequence ATGGGTTTCCCGACGCGTCTGCTGGCCGACGATGAACAACTCGTCCTGGTGCTCCGCCGCCACATCAAGGTCATTGCCTGGCCGATCCTGCTGCTGATCCTCATCCTCGCCCTGATCGGCGCGAGTTTCCTGCTGGGCCAGCCGATCGTGACGATCGTCGCGGCCGGCGCAGGGCTGCTCGTCGCACTGCGCTGGGTGCTCTGGCCGATCCTGATCTGGTGGAACGAGATCTACGTGGTCACCACCGAGCGCCTGATCCTGCGCCGCGGCGTGCTCAACCGCTCCGGTCACGACATGCCGCTGACCCGGCTGAACGAGGTGTCGTTCGAGCACGGCCTGATCGAGCGGATGCTCGGCTGCGGCACGCTCAAGGTGGAGAACGCCAGTGACGGCGGTCCGCTGGTGCTGACCGACATCCCGAAGGTCGAGCTGGTGCAGCGCACGTTGCACGAGCTCTCCGACGCCGCGCGGGGCTACGAGGGGGGTCGTCCGCTCGACCCGTCGGTCGCCCGTTCCCTCGACGACGCCTTCGACGAGGAGTACCGCGGTCCGGCTGCTGCCGACACACCGGAAGACCACGGACGCCGCTGA
- a CDS encoding adenylate/guanylate cyclase domain-containing protein has product MTNRDEFTSHLLGGPWTLRRREVAKRVGVSLLSARKLWRALGFPGVDDEEVAFNDTDRKALERAVGLVRHDLIDEETAIACARALGQTTDRLVSWQIEALLEFLASRSPSGVPEDPIKLIEQLTPELEELLLYSFRRQLVAAISRFDATSGRPADTVTVCFADLVSYTRLSRRLPRRELSRLVQRFEGLASDVVTAGGGRVIKTVGDEVLFIAPDEMTGALIALSISARMAEDDVVPDVRVGMVHGPVLRSLGDVYGNTVNLASRLTSLAEPGTVVTDPSTAKALQNHPGIELVAQRPRLVRGFGQVQPLLVAPMGISDQLITVD; this is encoded by the coding sequence ATGACCAACCGGGACGAGTTCACCTCCCACCTGCTCGGCGGCCCCTGGACGCTGCGCCGGCGGGAGGTGGCCAAGCGGGTCGGCGTCTCTTTGCTGTCGGCCCGCAAGCTGTGGCGCGCCCTGGGATTTCCCGGGGTCGACGACGAGGAGGTCGCGTTCAACGACACCGACCGCAAGGCCCTCGAACGCGCCGTCGGGCTCGTCCGGCACGACCTGATCGACGAAGAGACCGCGATCGCCTGCGCCCGGGCCCTGGGCCAGACCACCGACCGGCTGGTGTCCTGGCAGATCGAGGCGCTGCTGGAGTTCCTCGCCAGCCGCAGTCCCAGCGGTGTTCCCGAAGATCCGATCAAGCTCATCGAGCAGCTCACCCCCGAGCTCGAGGAGCTGCTGCTCTACTCGTTCCGCCGTCAGCTGGTCGCCGCGATCAGCCGCTTCGACGCCACCTCGGGCCGTCCCGCCGACACCGTCACGGTGTGCTTCGCCGACCTGGTCTCCTACACCCGCCTCTCGCGCCGTCTGCCCCGCCGGGAACTGTCCCGGCTGGTGCAGCGGTTCGAGGGGCTGGCCTCCGACGTGGTCACGGCCGGGGGCGGCCGGGTGATCAAGACGGTGGGGGACGAGGTTCTCTTCATCGCACCGGACGAGATGACCGGCGCCCTGATCGCCCTGTCCATCTCGGCGCGGATGGCCGAGGACGACGTGGTGCCCGACGTGCGGGTGGGCATGGTGCACGGCCCGGTGCTGCGCAGTCTGGGTGACGTCTACGGCAACACGGTCAACCTGGCCAGCCGGCTCACGTCGCTCGCCGAGCCCGGCACCGTGGTCACCGACCCGAGCACGGCCAAAGCGCTGCAGAACCATCCCGGCATCGAGTTGGTGGCCCAGCGCCCCCGCCTGGTGCGGGGGTTCGGTCAGGTCCAGCCGCTGCTGGTGGCCCCGATGGGGATCAGCGACCAATTGATCACGGTCGACTAA
- a CDS encoding GtrA family protein produces the protein MAADSPFTRLRRSVDLLYREVAKFGAVGGVAFIVDTGVFNLLLHSAAGEALGLSHKPLTAKTISVLVATLVAWLGNRYWTFRHRRRASRRREFVLFLVMNGAGLAIALACLGFSRYVLGLESPLADNISGNVIGLVLGTLFRFWAYRTFVFTDDQAGAEEHLTPPGTPEAIAEDLEAKAHHEINVRPQTTGDPGVLN, from the coding sequence ATGGCTGCCGATTCACCTTTCACCCGACTGCGCAGGTCGGTCGATCTGCTGTACCGCGAGGTGGCGAAGTTCGGTGCCGTCGGCGGCGTCGCGTTCATCGTCGACACCGGTGTGTTCAACTTGCTGCTGCACAGCGCCGCCGGTGAGGCGCTCGGGCTGAGCCACAAGCCGCTGACCGCGAAGACCATCTCCGTGCTGGTCGCGACGCTGGTGGCCTGGCTGGGCAACCGCTACTGGACCTTCCGCCACCGCCGCCGGGCCTCGCGCCGCCGCGAGTTCGTGCTGTTCCTGGTGATGAACGGGGCCGGCCTGGCCATCGCCCTGGCCTGCCTGGGCTTCTCCCGCTACGTCCTGGGCCTGGAATCACCGCTGGCCGACAACATCTCCGGCAATGTGATCGGTCTGGTGCTGGGCACCCTGTTCCGGTTCTGGGCCTACCGCACGTTCGTCTTCACCGACGACCAGGCCGGCGCCGAGGAGCACCTCACACCCCCCGGCACCCCCGAGGCGATCGCCGAGGATCTCGAGGCCAAAGCCCACCACGAGATCAACGTGCGCCCACAGACCACAGGTGACCCGGGCGTCCTCAATTAG
- a CDS encoding 5-(carboxyamino)imidazole ribonucleotide synthase, protein MTAADPIPGGFPTVGVIGGGQLARMMQPPAVAMGVRLRVLAESETASAALAIHEAPVGDHRDISVVSAFASGVDVITFEHEHVPGPILEKLVADGVPVRPGPAALGFAQDKIAMRRKLTELGLPCPRWAQVRTWDELAAFAASLEGGLVLKTPRGGYDGKGVLLFDELAGPKAETARGWLDAAAPDGLLAEEKVAFTRELAALIARSPSGQAAAWPVVESTQKDGICHEVIAPAPGLTQDQAAQATSVGLRIAGELGVVGVLAVEMFQTDDGRILVNELAMRPHNSGHWTIDGAVTSQFEQHLRAVLDLPLGDVKARSPWTVMVNVLGGEYEDLYRSYLHVMARDPGVKVHMYAKEVRLGRKVGHVTVCGDDLDDCLARARHAAAFIRGDIDE, encoded by the coding sequence CTGACCGCGGCCGACCCGATCCCCGGCGGCTTCCCGACCGTCGGCGTGATCGGCGGTGGGCAGCTGGCCCGGATGATGCAGCCTCCGGCCGTCGCGATGGGCGTGCGCCTGCGGGTACTGGCCGAGTCGGAGACCGCCAGCGCCGCGCTCGCCATCCACGAGGCGCCGGTCGGCGACCACCGTGACATTTCGGTGGTGTCCGCGTTCGCCTCCGGCGTCGACGTGATCACCTTCGAGCACGAGCACGTGCCCGGCCCGATCCTGGAGAAGCTCGTCGCCGACGGGGTGCCGGTGCGTCCCGGCCCGGCCGCGCTCGGTTTCGCCCAGGACAAGATCGCCATGCGGCGCAAGCTCACCGAACTCGGGCTGCCCTGCCCGCGCTGGGCCCAGGTGCGCACGTGGGACGAGCTGGCCGCGTTCGCCGCCTCGCTCGAGGGCGGCCTGGTGCTGAAGACGCCGCGCGGGGGGTACGACGGCAAGGGTGTGCTGCTCTTCGACGAGCTTGCCGGGCCGAAGGCGGAGACGGCCCGCGGATGGCTCGACGCCGCCGCCCCGGACGGTCTGCTCGCCGAGGAGAAGGTCGCCTTCACCCGCGAGCTCGCCGCCCTGATCGCCCGCAGCCCCTCCGGCCAGGCCGCCGCCTGGCCCGTGGTCGAGAGCACGCAGAAGGACGGCATCTGCCACGAGGTGATCGCCCCGGCCCCCGGCCTGACGCAGGACCAGGCGGCGCAGGCCACGAGCGTCGGCCTGCGGATCGCCGGTGAGCTCGGCGTGGTCGGGGTGCTCGCGGTCGAGATGTTCCAGACCGATGACGGCCGCATCCTCGTCAACGAACTGGCCATGCGCCCCCACAACTCCGGGCACTGGACCATCGACGGCGCCGTGACCAGCCAGTTCGAGCAGCACCTGCGGGCGGTGCTCGACCTGCCGCTGGGTGACGTGAAGGCCCGCTCGCCGTGGACCGTGATGGTCAACGTGCTGGGCGGCGAGTACGAGGACCTCTACCGCAGCTACCTGCACGTGATGGCTCGCGACCCGGGCGTGAAGGTGCACATGTACGCCAAGGAGGTCCGGCTCGGGCGCAAGGTCGGCCACGTCACCGTCTGCGGTGACGACCTGGACGACTGCCTGGCCCGGGCCCGGCACGCCGCGGCGTTCATCCGCGGCGACATCGACGAGTGA
- the purE gene encoding 5-(carboxyamino)imidazole ribonucleotide mutase, producing MTAQPLVGLVMGSDSDWPVMEASALALEEFGVPYEADVVSAHRMPQEMISYGAAAHERGLRVIIAGAGGAAHLPGMLASVTPLPVIGVPVPLKYLDGMDSLMSIVQMPAGIPVATVSIAGARNAGLLAVRILAAGEGEFAAGLRTALVGFSVSLRDAAHAKGEKLRARANSAAAESGVGPAEPTRPATGFTAR from the coding sequence ATGACTGCTCAGCCACTGGTCGGCCTGGTCATGGGCTCGGACTCGGACTGGCCCGTGATGGAGGCCTCCGCCCTCGCCCTGGAGGAGTTCGGGGTGCCCTACGAGGCCGACGTGGTCTCCGCGCACCGCATGCCCCAGGAGATGATCAGCTACGGCGCCGCCGCACACGAGCGAGGCCTGCGGGTGATCATCGCCGGGGCCGGAGGTGCCGCCCACCTGCCCGGCATGCTGGCCAGCGTCACCCCGCTGCCGGTGATCGGGGTGCCGGTGCCGCTGAAGTACCTGGACGGCATGGACTCCCTGATGTCCATCGTCCAGATGCCCGCCGGGATCCCGGTCGCCACGGTCTCCATCGCCGGGGCCCGCAACGCCGGCCTGCTCGCCGTCCGCATCCTGGCCGCCGGTGAGGGCGAATTCGCCGCCGGCCTGCGCACGGCCCTGGTCGGCTTCTCGGTGTCACTGCGAGACGCCGCACACGCCAAGGGCGAGAAACTCCGCGCCCGGGCGAACAGCGCCGCCGCCGAGTCCGGCGTGGGCCCGGCCGAGCCGACCCGCCCGGCCACCGGCTTCACCGCCCGCTGA
- a CDS encoding LCP family protein has translation MSDDNYWSPDEAAGRPRRRPGDQQIPQVPQGARRDEYPYDQDNDEVGDMYRQHGGADPHAQYGQYVDEHDEAYGRGGVPGGPGGDAYGARSRSTGDRGAGGPGGGGPGPSGPGGRGPGGPGGRGPGGPGGRGPGGPGSRPSAVGTGRSLPRPSVKLVVLVIVGLLIAYPIILGFTAWSSLNRVDAIEPAHQDSKLEDTPGRTYLVVGSDARDDLSAEEKKELGTGSVAGQRTDTIMLLHVPSGDGPTVLISVPRDSYVPIPGHGSNKINAAYSFGGPTLLIQTLENVGGVKIDEYVETGLGGFANIVNAIGGVELCPKRNMKDAKAHINLKKGCQQMDGKTALGYARARYSDPKGDLGRVERQRETLAAIAKKTLSPGTLIQPWRAIPAAKAGGGALTIDENTGPVALTKFVLAMKAVSGSEGISMTVPIGNADYRVNGMSAVKWDTQKALQMFAALKSDDTSALQTLADEQKDK, from the coding sequence ATGAGCGACGACAACTACTGGTCACCCGACGAGGCGGCCGGCCGGCCGCGGCGGCGCCCGGGAGATCAGCAGATCCCTCAGGTCCCGCAGGGTGCCCGGCGGGACGAGTACCCCTATGACCAGGACAACGACGAGGTCGGCGACATGTACCGCCAGCACGGCGGCGCCGACCCGCACGCGCAGTATGGGCAGTACGTGGACGAGCACGACGAGGCTTACGGACGCGGCGGTGTCCCCGGCGGTCCGGGCGGCGATGCGTACGGGGCCAGGTCGCGGAGCACGGGCGATCGCGGCGCCGGCGGTCCGGGCGGTGGCGGTCCCGGTCCGAGCGGTCCGGGCGGTCGGGGTCCTGGTGGCCCGGGCGGTCGGGGTCCCGGTGGCCCGGGCGGCCGTGGGCCGGGTGGCCCCGGCAGCCGTCCGTCGGCGGTGGGGACCGGCCGCAGCCTGCCCCGGCCGAGCGTGAAGCTGGTGGTACTGGTCATCGTCGGCCTGCTCATCGCCTACCCGATCATCCTCGGGTTCACGGCATGGTCCAGCCTGAACCGGGTCGACGCGATCGAGCCGGCCCACCAGGACTCGAAGCTGGAAGACACCCCGGGCCGCACCTACCTGGTGGTCGGCAGTGACGCCCGCGACGATCTGAGCGCCGAGGAGAAGAAGGAACTCGGCACCGGCTCGGTCGCGGGGCAGCGCACCGACACGATCATGTTGCTGCACGTGCCCTCCGGTGACGGCCCGACCGTGCTGATCAGCGTGCCGCGTGACTCGTACGTGCCGATCCCGGGCCACGGCAGCAACAAGATCAACGCCGCGTACTCCTTCGGCGGGCCGACCCTGCTGATCCAGACCCTGGAGAACGTCGGCGGCGTGAAGATCGACGAGTACGTCGAGACCGGCCTGGGCGGGTTCGCCAACATCGTCAACGCGATCGGCGGGGTGGAGCTGTGCCCGAAGCGGAACATGAAAGACGCCAAGGCACACATCAACCTGAAGAAGGGCTGCCAGCAGATGGACGGCAAGACCGCCCTCGGCTATGCCCGCGCCCGGTACAGCGACCCCAAGGGTGACCTCGGCCGGGTCGAGCGGCAGCGCGAGACCCTGGCCGCCATCGCCAAGAAGACCCTCTCCCCCGGCACGCTGATCCAGCCCTGGCGGGCCATCCCGGCGGCCAAGGCCGGCGGCGGGGCCCTGACGATCGACGAGAACACCGGCCCGGTCGCCCTGACCAAGTTCGTCCTGGCGATGAAGGCGGTCTCGGGCAGCGAAGGCATCTCGATGACCGTGCCCATCGGCAACGCCGACTATCGGGTCAACGGCATGTCCGCGGTGAAGTGGGACACGCAGAAGGCCCTGCAGATGTTCGCCGCCCTGAAGAGCGACGACACCTCGGCCCTCCAGACCCTGGCCGACGAGCAGAAAGACAAATAG
- a CDS encoding CoA-binding protein — METGPPKAHRNDPGVMQRLLTTPARWAVVGLSDNRARPAYGVARYVQNLGMRIVPVHPKAGKVHGATGYRTLAEAAAAVGPIDVVDCFVRSELVGEVVDEAIAVGAKAVWLQLGVIDQAAAARASAAGLQVVMDTCPAIEAPRLGVA; from the coding sequence ATGGAGACCGGCCCACCCAAGGCGCACCGTAACGATCCCGGCGTGATGCAGCGCTTGCTCACCACCCCCGCACGATGGGCGGTGGTCGGGCTGTCCGACAATCGCGCCCGCCCCGCCTACGGTGTCGCACGCTACGTGCAGAACCTCGGCATGCGCATCGTGCCGGTGCATCCGAAGGCCGGGAAGGTGCACGGCGCGACGGGCTACCGCACGCTCGCCGAGGCTGCCGCGGCGGTGGGCCCGATCGACGTGGTCGACTGCTTCGTCCGCAGTGAACTGGTGGGCGAGGTGGTGGACGAGGCGATCGCCGTGGGCGCGAAGGCCGTCTGGCTGCAGCTCGGCGTGATCGACCAGGCCGCGGCCGCCCGCGCGAGCGCCGCGGGCCTCCAGGTCGTCATGGACACCTGCCCGGCCATCGAGGCTCCGAGACTGGGAGTGGCATGA
- the galE gene encoding UDP-glucose 4-epimerase GalE: MTWLVTGGAGYIGAHIARCLEESGRSVAVLDDLSTGVRGFVGSGTRFHEGSILDRDAVRAALTEPDGTPITGVIHCAGFKYAGESVKRPLHTYTQNVQGTQVLLEVMAEVGVENIVFSSSAGVYGTPDVELVTESTATTPESPYGESKLIGEWLLRNVGRVSGLTHTSLRYFNVVGSGHSDIYDVSPHNLFPVVLKTLTEGGIPQVRGNDYATPDGSCVRDYVHVQDIALAHVAAAARMEAGQDIERVYNLGSGSGASVLEIMTAVAKVTGIAFEPKIVDRRPGDPARIVADGQLAQRDLEWDTRHSLDDMVASAWAAWQSVSR; encoded by the coding sequence ATGACATGGCTTGTGACCGGTGGCGCCGGGTACATCGGCGCGCATATTGCCCGCTGCCTCGAGGAGTCCGGGCGGTCCGTCGCCGTCCTGGACGACCTCTCGACCGGGGTGCGGGGTTTCGTCGGTTCCGGTACGCGGTTCCACGAAGGTTCGATCCTCGACCGGGACGCCGTGCGGGCGGCTCTGACCGAGCCCGACGGCACGCCGATCACCGGGGTGATCCACTGCGCGGGATTCAAGTACGCCGGTGAGTCGGTGAAGCGGCCGCTGCACACCTACACCCAGAACGTTCAGGGCACTCAGGTGCTGCTCGAGGTGATGGCCGAGGTCGGCGTGGAGAACATCGTGTTCTCCTCCAGCGCAGGCGTCTACGGCACGCCAGACGTCGAGCTGGTCACCGAGAGCACCGCCACGACGCCCGAAAGCCCTTACGGTGAGAGCAAGCTCATCGGTGAGTGGCTGCTGCGCAACGTCGGCCGGGTCTCCGGCCTGACCCACACCTCGCTGCGCTACTTCAACGTGGTCGGCTCGGGCCACTCCGACATCTACGACGTGAGCCCCCACAACCTGTTCCCGGTGGTGCTGAAAACCCTGACCGAGGGCGGCATCCCGCAGGTCCGGGGCAACGACTACGCGACGCCCGACGGTTCCTGCGTGCGCGACTACGTGCACGTGCAGGACATCGCCCTGGCCCACGTCGCGGCGGCCGCCCGGATGGAGGCCGGCCAGGACATCGAGCGGGTCTACAACCTGGGCAGCGGCAGTGGCGCCTCGGTGCTCGAGATCATGACCGCGGTCGCCAAGGTCACCGGCATCGCCTTCGAGCCGAAGATCGTCGACCGGCGCCCGGGCGACCCGGCGCGGATCGTGGCCGACGGCCAGCTGGCCCAGCGCGACCTGGAGTGGGACACCCGGCACAGCCTGGACGACATGGTTGCCTCCGCCTGGGCGGCGTGGCAGTCAGTTTCCCGCTAA
- a CDS encoding endonuclease/exonuclease/phosphatase family protein, with the protein MRAGENVRLASLNLFSGRTAQGTAAGAQALAAAAVTLDVDVLGCQEVDLGQDRSGLDQTAVLAAALDTRWARFEPTVLGTPGETWVPYSGGPVDGPAYGICLISRLPVLTWHTLTLEPARGRFPLPVPGRPPRLIWLKDEPRVALAARLANGVTVVCTHLSFVPGVNVRQLRRLRTWVEELADGPVVVLGDFNLPPLPVRALTGWAPLVNTPTFPGRRPGVQLDHVLGVGLPPGTRARGEGVADLPVGDHRAVRVVLDLPG; encoded by the coding sequence GTGAGAGCTGGTGAGAACGTGCGTCTGGCCTCACTGAACCTGTTCTCGGGGCGCACCGCCCAGGGGACCGCGGCCGGCGCGCAGGCCCTGGCCGCAGCCGCCGTGACGCTCGATGTCGACGTGCTCGGCTGCCAGGAGGTCGACCTCGGCCAGGACCGCTCCGGCCTCGACCAGACCGCGGTGCTGGCCGCGGCCCTGGACACCCGGTGGGCCCGCTTCGAACCGACCGTCCTGGGGACGCCCGGGGAGACCTGGGTGCCCTACTCCGGCGGGCCGGTGGACGGGCCGGCCTACGGAATCTGCCTGATCTCCCGCCTACCCGTGCTCACCTGGCACACGCTGACCCTGGAACCGGCCCGCGGCCGCTTCCCCCTCCCGGTGCCCGGCCGGCCCCCGCGCCTGATCTGGCTGAAGGACGAGCCCCGGGTGGCGCTCGCCGCGCGGCTCGCGAACGGTGTGACCGTGGTGTGCACCCACCTGTCGTTCGTGCCCGGGGTCAACGTGCGTCAGCTGCGCCGCCTGCGGACCTGGGTGGAGGAGCTCGCGGACGGCCCGGTGGTGGTGCTCGGCGACTTCAACCTGCCACCCCTGCCGGTCCGGGCCCTCACCGGCTGGGCGCCCCTGGTGAACACGCCGACCTTCCCCGGACGACGGCCGGGGGTGCAGCTCGACCACGTGCTCGGGGTGGGTCTGCCACCCGGAACCCGGGCGCGCGGAGAGGGGGTCGCCGACCTTCCGGTGGGCGATCACCGTGCCGTTCGGGTAGTTCTCGACCTGCCGGGCTGA
- a CDS encoding phosphotransferase produces MPSRSPLSLAALASAAVNGLEPMRTQTLDATADDVDTALIEDNLSRHWVVRAPRTDVAGMRLDAESQLVGTLRSWVPFGLPEAEGVAPLRDGGRALVHRRLPGRAVRPLELLHRPTLAASYGEAIAAIHNLPTHLAEEAGMPVYTAEEYRFRRLAELDRVAATGLTPVRLLTRWEHAVEEVGAWRFVPCVVHGDLAGDNVLAEGEKVTGVMEWSETRVADPADDLAWVSIGATEPAMRPVFAAYTAARREPVDADLVRRARLSGEFAIARWLLHGVHSNDAGIVDDAVQMLADLEAGVGDEPW; encoded by the coding sequence GTGCCCTCCCGATCACCGCTCTCCCTGGCTGCGCTGGCCTCGGCCGCCGTCAACGGCCTGGAACCGATGCGCACCCAGACCCTCGACGCGACCGCCGACGACGTCGACACCGCCCTGATCGAGGACAACCTGAGCCGGCACTGGGTGGTGCGGGCCCCTCGCACCGACGTCGCCGGGATGCGCCTCGACGCGGAGTCGCAGCTCGTCGGCACCTTGCGCTCGTGGGTGCCGTTCGGCCTGCCCGAGGCCGAGGGCGTCGCCCCGCTGCGCGACGGCGGTCGCGCCCTGGTGCACCGCCGGCTGCCCGGCCGGGCCGTGCGTCCTCTCGAGCTGCTGCACCGCCCGACGCTGGCCGCCTCGTACGGCGAGGCCATCGCGGCCATCCACAACCTGCCCACCCACCTGGCGGAAGAGGCCGGGATGCCGGTCTACACGGCCGAGGAGTACCGGTTCCGCCGGCTGGCCGAGCTCGACCGGGTCGCGGCCACCGGCCTCACCCCGGTGCGGCTACTGACCCGCTGGGAACACGCCGTGGAAGAGGTCGGCGCGTGGCGTTTCGTGCCCTGTGTGGTGCACGGCGACCTGGCCGGTGACAACGTGCTGGCCGAGGGCGAGAAGGTCACCGGGGTGATGGAGTGGTCGGAGACCCGGGTCGCCGATCCCGCCGACGACCTGGCCTGGGTGTCGATCGGCGCGACCGAACCGGCCATGCGCCCGGTCTTCGCGGCCTACACCGCCGCCCGCCGCGAGCCGGTGGACGCCGACCTGGTGCGCCGCGCGCGGCTGTCCGGCGAGTTCGCGATCGCCCGCTGGCTGCTGCACGGCGTTCACAGCAACGACGCGGGCATCGTGGACGACGCCGTCCAGATGCTCGCCGACCTGGAAGCCGGAGTCGGTGACGAGCCCTGGTGA
- the nudC gene encoding NAD(+) diphosphatase codes for MSLERLALSRSTLDRAAHRRADPGLIDSLLNDPRTRVALFHEGETAVTDAPTVLLWPVESVLNLKTDGQQFFLGTDGDGRDYLALSVSERPAVPEGVRWASLREVGSLLDDTGAGIFTTAVALMAWHTFHTHCSNCGAATGVAQGGWIRQCPECHREHYPRTDPAVIMSIADQDDRLLLGRQASWPQNRYSTLAGFVEPGESLEDAVRREVAEEAGVVVGEVQYRGSQPWPFPSSLMLGFHGRALSSEIKVDEVEIAEARWWSRDELQADIKAGTLVLPPAVSIARRLIENWFGAEIPDDPSGW; via the coding sequence ATGTCATTGGAGCGTCTCGCCCTGTCCCGTTCCACGCTCGACCGGGCGGCCCACCGCCGGGCGGATCCCGGCCTGATCGACAGCTTGCTCAACGACCCGCGCACCCGGGTCGCGCTGTTCCACGAGGGCGAGACCGCGGTGACCGACGCGCCGACCGTGCTGCTGTGGCCCGTGGAATCCGTGCTGAACCTGAAAACTGACGGCCAGCAGTTCTTCCTGGGTACCGACGGCGACGGCCGCGACTACCTGGCGCTGTCCGTGTCCGAGCGCCCGGCGGTGCCCGAGGGGGTGCGCTGGGCCTCGCTGCGGGAGGTCGGCTCGCTGCTCGACGACACCGGCGCGGGCATCTTCACCACCGCGGTCGCGCTGATGGCCTGGCACACCTTCCACACCCACTGCTCGAACTGCGGGGCCGCCACCGGTGTCGCGCAGGGCGGGTGGATCCGGCAGTGCCCCGAGTGCCACCGTGAGCACTACCCGCGCACCGACCCCGCGGTGATCATGTCGATCGCCGATCAGGACGACCGCCTGCTGCTGGGCCGTCAGGCCAGCTGGCCCCAGAACCGTTACTCGACGCTCGCCGGGTTCGTCGAGCCGGGCGAGTCGCTGGAGGACGCGGTCCGCCGGGAAGTGGCCGAGGAGGCCGGTGTGGTGGTCGGGGAGGTGCAGTACCGGGGCAGCCAGCCCTGGCCGTTCCCGTCGTCCCTCATGCTCGGTTTCCACGGGCGGGCACTCAGCAGCGAGATCAAGGTCGACGAGGTGGAGATCGCCGAAGCACGCTGGTGGAGCCGCGACGAGCTGCAGGCCGACATCAAGGCCGGCACGCTGGTGCTGCCCCCGGCCGTGTCGATCGCCCGCCGGCTCATCGAGAACTGGTTCGGGGCGGAGATTCCCGATGATCCCTCGGGTTGGTGA
- a CDS encoding mycoredoxin, with amino-acid sequence METPAPGTITMFSTTWCGYCNRLKKQLDRDGIGYTEVNIEEVPDAAEYVMSVNGGNQTVPTVVFPDGSAATNPSLAEVKSRLVPIA; translated from the coding sequence ATGGAGACCCCGGCACCCGGCACGATCACCATGTTCAGCACGACCTGGTGCGGCTACTGCAATCGGCTGAAGAAGCAACTCGACCGTGACGGCATCGGCTACACCGAGGTCAACATCGAAGAGGTGCCCGACGCCGCCGAGTACGTGATGTCGGTGAACGGTGGCAACCAGACCGTGCCGACCGTGGTCTTCCCGGACGGCAGCGCCGCGACCAACCCCTCGCTGGCCGAGGTCAAGTCGCGCCTGGTCCCGATCGCCTGA